One Rhinoderma darwinii isolate aRhiDar2 chromosome 6, aRhiDar2.hap1, whole genome shotgun sequence DNA window includes the following coding sequences:
- the JPT2 gene encoding jupiter microtubule associated homolog 2: MTSTNTFQGLETANKPSSRVLKPPGGGSSCIFGNSEEVAAPRRQNKMSSNIFEAPPEQGNAPKKSNPPGGKTSGIFRDPDPVQSSVRQNPPAGKRSGIFGESQLQTSPKAHPNKPKDNISLKEEVTKNSTPVKVTPPAPAPVEKTPVAKEEKVAVPDPAMAAHEPHLGPRPRCHNRVLNPPGGKSSVTFY, encoded by the exons GGTTTTGAAGCCGCCAGGTGGAGGATCAAGCTGTATATTTGGCAATTCAGAGGAAGTTGCGGCACCAAGACGACAGAACAAGATGTCCTCTAACATCTTTGAAGCGCCTCCGGAGCAAGGAAACGCACCAAAGAAATCCAACCCCCCCG GTGGCAAGACCAGTGGTATCTTCCGGGACCCGGACCCTGTACAATCATCTGTACGGCAAAACCCACCAGCTGGAAAACGCAGTGGAATTTTTGGTGAATCACAGCTGCAAACAAGCCCAAAGGCGCATCCAAATAAACCTAAG GATAACATTTCTTTAAAAGAAGAAGTTACAAAAAACTCTACACCTG TGAAAGTTACTCCACCAGCTCCCGCACCAGTAGAGAAAACACCAGTTGCCAAAGAAGAAAAAGTTGCGGTGCCAGACCCAGCTATGGCAGCACATGAACCACATCTTGGTCCCCGGCCACGGTGTCACAACAGAGTCCTGAACCCACCAGGAGGCAAATCTAGTGTCACTTTCTATTAA